From one Humulus lupulus chromosome 8, drHumLupu1.1, whole genome shotgun sequence genomic stretch:
- the LOC133795283 gene encoding derlin-2.2: MAQAVEEWYKQMPIITRSYLTAAIVTTIGCSLDIISPYNLYLNPKLVVKQYQFWRLVTNFLYFRKMDLDFMFHMFFLARYCKLLEENSFRGRTADFFYMLLFGATVLTGIVLVGGMIPYLSESFAKIIFLSNSLTFMMVYVWSKQNPFIHMSFLGLFTFTAAYLPWVLLGFSVLVGASAWVDMLGMIAGHAYYFLVDVYPQMTGRFPLKTPSFIKALFADDSVVVARPANVRFAPPPAEDLHQD, translated from the exons ATGGCTCAAGCAGTGGAAGAATGGTACAAGCAGATGCCCATCATCACTCGCTCCTATCTTACTGCGGCTATCGTTACAACCATTGGTTGCTCCCTCGAT ATAATCTCTCCTTACAATTTGTATCTGAATCCTAAACTTGTTGTCAAGCAGTATCAATTCTGGCGCCTCGTCACGAATTTCTTGTACTTTCGCAAAATGG ACTTGGATTTTATGTTCCACATGTTCTTTCTTGCTCGATACTGCAAGCTCCTCGAAGAGAACTCCTTCAGGGGAAGAACTGCCGATTTCTTTTACATGCTCTTATTCGGTGCCACTGTCTTAACTGGAATTGTTCTTGTTGGGGGAATGATACCATATCTATCAGAGTCATTCGCAAAAATTATATTCCTCAGCAACTCTCTTACATTTATGATG GTTTATGTGTGGAGCAAGCAAAATCCTTTTATTCATATGAGTTTCTTGGGCCTCTTTACTTTCACAGCAGCTTACTTACCATGG GTTCTTCTTGGATTTTCTGTCCTTGTTGGAGCCAGTGCTTGGGTTGACATGTTG GGAATGATTGCTGGCCATGCTTACTACTTCCTCGTAGACGTTTACCCGCAAATGACTGGTCGTTTCCCATTAAAGACCCCATCCTTTATCAAAGCACTATTTGCAGATGATTCAGTGGTCGTGGCGCGGCCAGCGAATGTGAGATTTGCACCACCTCCTGCTGAGGATCTTCACCAAGACTAA
- the LOC133795282 gene encoding tobamovirus multiplication protein 1: MRGMVLSLTTPMEAINWWDEINESAMWQDGIFYFLCAAYALVSTVALVQLIRIELRVPEYGWTTQKVFHLMNFIVNGVRAIVFGFHKQVFILHPKVLTLVILDLPGLLFFTTYTLLVLFWAEIYHQARSLPTDKLRICYIAINCVMYVIQVGIWIYVWINDNSTVEFVGKVFIAVISFLAALGFLLYGGRLFFMLRRFPIESKGRRKKLHEVGFVTAICFTCFLIRCFVVVLSAFDADASLDVLDHPVLNLIYYLLVEIFPSAFVLFILRKLPPKRVSAQYHSIQ; encoded by the exons ATGAGGGGAATGGTACTGAGCTTGACGACGCCTATGGAGGCTATCAATTGGTGGGATGAGATCAATGAATCGGCTATGTGGCAAGACGGCATCTTCTACTTTCTCTGCGCTGCTTATGCTCTAGTTTCCACCGTTGCTctg GTTCAATTAATAAGGATTGAATTGAGAGTGCCTGAATATGGTTGGACAACCCAGAAGGTTTTCCATCTTATGAATTTCATTGTTAATGGAG TACGTGCAATTGTGTTTGGATTTCACAAGCAAGTATTTATTTTGCATCCAAAG GTGCTAACGTTGGTAATATTGGATCTTCCGGGACTGCTCTTCTTCACTACTTACACACTTCTTGTCTTGTTTTGGGCAGAGATATATCACCAG GCAAGAAGTTTACCAACAGATAAGCTCAGGATTTGTTACATTGCAATCAATTGTGTGATGTATGTTATACAG GTGGGCATCTGGATATACGTTTGGATTAATGATAACAGTACTGTGGAATTTGTGGGAAAGGTTTTTATTGCAG TTATATCATTTTTAGCTGCATTAGGCTTCTTGCTTTATGGAGGAAG ATTATTTTTTATGTTAAGACGCTTCCCCATAGAATCCAAAGGGAGAAGAAAGAAGCTTCATGAG GTCGGATTTGTCACAGCCATATGTTTCACCTGCTTCCTCATAAGATGCTTTGTG GTTGTACTGTCTGCCTTTGATGCTGATGCTTCACTTGATGTTTTGGATCATCCAGTTTTGAATTTGATCTACTACTTG CTGGTTGAGATCTTCCCTTCAGCTTTTGTCCTTTTCATCTTGCGTAAATTGCCCCCAAAGAGAGTGTCGGCCCAGTATCACTCAATCCAGTAG